One Punica granatum isolate Tunisia-2019 chromosome 3, ASM765513v2, whole genome shotgun sequence genomic window carries:
- the LOC116198458 gene encoding ATP synthase subunit epsilon, mitochondrial — protein MASNAAVPFWRAAGMTYITYSNICANLVRNCLKEPYKTEALTREKVHFSIATWKEGKPEKPVIRSDTPEE, from the exons ATGGCGTCGAACGCAGCAGTTCCGTTCTGGAGGGCGGCAGGGATGACGTACATAACCTACTCGAACATATGCGCGAATCTGGTGAGGAACTGCCTCAAGGAGCCGTACAAGACCGAAGCCCTGACCCGCGAGAAGGTCCACTTTTCCATCGCGACATGGAAGGAAGGGAAGCCTGAGAAGCCCG TGATTCGTTCAGACACCCCAGAAGAGTGA
- the LOC116199744 gene encoding exocyst complex component EXO84B, with translation MATAKTARTRGAPVKENGVKLEEGLGVFKSDKFDAEAYVQSKCSLNEKEIKQLCSCLLDLKKASAEEMRKSVYANYAAFIRTSKEISDLEGELFSIRNLLSMQSTLIHGLAEGVNLDSLSVNGIEGSDENMLSYIEDGEPSDLEKWATEFPDLLDVLLAERRVDEALSALDKGEHVVEEAKETKALNSAVLTSLQTAITERRQKLADQLSESACQPSTRGSELRAAISALKKLGDGPRAHTLLLNAHLQRYQYNMQSLRPSSTSYGGAYTAALSQLVFSAIAQAATDSLAIFGKEPAYTSELVIWATKQIEAFALLVKRHALASSAAAGGLRAAAECVQIALGHCSLLEARGLALCPTLLKLFRPSVEQALQANLKRIEESTAALAAADDWVLTYPPTGTRQSGRLTSTVGSTTAFQHKLTSSAHRFNFMVQDFFEDVGPLLSMQLGGQTLEGLFRVFNSYVSMLIKALPGSMEDEADFEGSENKIVRLAETETQQIALVANASLLADELLPRAAMKLSPANQSYYKDDMHRRPTDRQNRYPEQREWKRRLAVSVERLRNTFCRQHVLDLIFTEEGDSHLTADMYINMDRNADEIDWFPSMIFQELFMMLTRIHSIASEMFVGRERFAILLLMKLTETVVLWLSEDQSFWDDIEDGQRPLGPLGLQQLYLDMKFVVCFASQSRYLSRNLQRVVNEIVSKAITAFSATGIDPYSVLPEDDWFYEVCQEAIERLSGKPKAINGERDLNSPTASVSAQSISSVRSHGSS, from the exons ATGGCGACGGCGAAGACCGCCCGAACGCGCGGCGCCCCGGTGAAGGAGAACGGGGTGAAGCTCGAGGAAGGCCTCGGGGTCTTCAAGTCCGACAAGTTCGACGCCGAAGCTTACGTCCAGTCTAAATGCTCTCTCAACGAGAAG GAAATAAAGCAATTATGTTCGTGTCTGTTGGATTTGAAGAAAGCTTCTGCTGAGGAAATGCGAAAAAGTGTATATGCTAATTATGCAGCCTTTATACG TACATCAAAAGAAATATCGGATTTAGAGGGGGAACTTTTTTCCATCCGGAACCTGCTATCAATGCAGTCTACCTTAATTCATGGTTTAGCCGAGGGGGTCAACCTTGATTCCTTATCTGTCAATGGCATTGAAGGCTCTGATGAGAACATGCTCTCATATATCGAAGATGGAGAGCCTTCAGATTTGGAGAAATGGGCAACAGAATTTcctgatcttcttgatgttttATTAGCTGAGAGGAGAGTTGATGAAGCTCTTTCAGCCCTTGACAAAGGAGAGCATGTAGTTGAAGAAGCGAAGGAAACAAAAGCATTGAACTCAGCTGTACTCACTTCACTGCAGACAGCCATAACTGAACGCCGACAAAAATTGGCAGATCAACTTTCTGAATCTGCTTGTCAACCTTCAACTCGTGGCAGTGAACTCCGTGCTGCTATATCAGCTCTTAAGAAGCTCGGGGATGGGCCTCGAGCTCATACGTTGCTTCTTAATGCACATTTGCAGAGGTATCAATACAACATGCAGAGCCTCCGTCCATCGAGCACTTCCTATGGAGGGGCATATACAGCTGCTCTCTCACAACTGGTATTCTCTGCCATTGCACAGGCCGCTACTGATTCCTTAGCAATATTTGGGAAGGAGCCAGCTTATACTTCTGAACTTGTCATTTGGGCTACTAAACAAATCGAGGCTTTTGCTCTTCTTGTTAAAAGGCATGCCTTGGCATCATCTGCAGCTGCAGGAGGTCTAAGAGCTGCTGCAGAATGTGTCCAAATAGCTCTAGGACATTGTTCTTTGCTGGAAGCTCGAGGCCTTGCTTTATGCCCCACCCTCTTGAAATTGTTTAGGCCTAGTGTCGAGCAAGCCCTCCAAGCTAATTTGAAACGTATTGAAGAGAGCACTGCTGCGCTTGCAGCTGCCGATGATTGGGTTCTTACATACCCTCCAACTGGCACACGTCAATCTGGCAGGCTTACAAGTACTGTTGGAAGTACTACTGCCTTCCAACATAAACTTACTAGCAGTGCCCATCGGTTCAACTTCATGGTCCAG GACTTCTTTGAGGATGTAGGGCCGCTCCTAAGTATGCAGTTGGGAGGCCAGACACTGGAAGGTCTTTTCCGAGTATTCAACTCTTATGTGAGCATGCTCATCAAAGCCTTACCTGGttcaatggaagacgaagcaGATTTTGAAGGctctgaaaataaaattgtacgATTAGCAGAAACTGAGACCCAACAGATTGCTTTGGTCGCAAATGCATCATTATTGGCCGATGAGCTTCTCCCTCGTGCGGCGATGAAACTTTCGCCTGCGAATCAGTCTTACTATAAGGATGATATGCACCGCAGACCTACAGATAGACAAAATCGTTATCCTGAGCAAAGAGAGTGGAAGAGACGGCTTGCTGTATCAGTTGAGAGACTGAGAAATACATTTTGCCGTCAACATGTTCTCGATCTCATTTTTACTGAGGAAGGAGACAGCCATCTTACTGCGGATATGTACATAAACATGGACAGAAATGCTGATGAGATTGATTGGTTCCCGTCTATGATATTTCAG GAACTtttcatgatgcttactaggATTCACAGTATAGCCTCGGAAATGTTTGTGGGCAGGGAAAGATTCGCAATATTGCTATTGATGAAACTAACTGAAACTGTTGTCTTATGGCTCTCTGAAGACCAAAGCTTTTGGGATGACATTGAAGATGGGCAAAGGCCACTAGGACCTCTTGGCCTGCAACAA TTGTACTTGGATATGAAGTTTGTCGTATGCTTTGCTTCCCAAAGCCGGTACTTATCCCGGAATTTGCAAAGGGTTGTGAATGAGATCGTATCAAAAGCCATAACAGCATTTTCTGCCACAGGAATAGACCCGTACAG CGTGCTACCGGAAGATGACTGGTTTTATGAAGTTTGCCAAGAAGCAATCGAACGGTTGAGTGGTAAACCGAAAGCCATCAATGGGGAGAGAGACCTCAACAGCCCGACCGCCTCTGTTTCAGCCCAATCGATCTCATCAGTCCGATCTCATGGAAGTTCCTAG